The genomic interval TCTTTAAAAGAAGCATATGAGATTTGCGAGAAAAAGGAGGCGTTTCTGGAATCACATCATAATGAGTTTGTGACGTGAGGAAAGATTTATTTGTAGAAATGGAAAATCCGTTAGACGATGAATTTAGCGACTTTTTTAATTTTCTGTTGACTTGCAGGGATTCGAACGGCAGCGGCCGACCGTCCCAAACCTCCTCATCCGTAGTGAGGTTTATCAAAATTATAACAACAAAAAAGCACTTAACATTGCTGCTAAGTGCTTTTTCTGGTGGAGTTGTAGGGATTCGAACGGCAGCGGCCGACCGTCCCAAACCTCCTCATCCGTAGTAAGGGTTATCAAAAATTATAATAACAAAAAAGCACTTAACATTGCTGCTAAGTGCTTTTTTCTGTGGACTTGTAGGGATTCGAACGGCAGCGGCCGACCGTCCCAAACCTCCTCATCCGTAGTAAGGGTTATCAAAAATTATAATAACAAAAAAGCACTTAACATTGCTGCTAAGTGCTTTTTTCTGTGGACTTGTAGGGATTCGAACCCCAAACCTCCTCATCCGTAGTGAGGTGCTCTATCCAATTGAGCTACAAATCCATTCCTTATTTGGACTGCAAAGGTAACTATCGAAATTAATTTTCGCAAACATTATTATAAAATTTATGATAATAATGTTTACTTCCCCTGATAATCAGGCTTTTTCTTTTGTAAAAATGATGAAATTCCTTCTGCTGCATCGCTGCTTTTGCTGAGTTGGTCCTGATTAATTGCTTCCAGGGTTAACATTTCGTCCAGATTGGATTGGAATGATTGATTAAAAACAAGCTTTATGGCTCCAATTGCTTTGGTTGGGGCGTTGCGATAATAGGAAACAGTTTCGTTTACAGCGTGGTCCAGTTCTGCTGCCGGTACGGAGCGGTTGATCAATCCGATTTGTGATGCTTCGGCTGCAAATACACGGCGGCCAGTTGTAGCGAGTTCAAATGCTTTTGCCATACCGACTAATCTGGGCAGAAAAAAAGTGGAACCTGCATCAGGCATCAATCCGATCTGAACGAAAATCTGGCTCAGGTATGCTTCTTCGCTGGCAATAATAACATCACAAGCTAATGCAAGAGACGCACCAGCTCCGGCGGCCAAACCATTAAGCCGGCAAATTACAGGTTTGGGAATATTTCGTATTGCTGAAATCATCGGATTGTAATATTCCCTCAATGAATCGCCTGCGTTTTGACCCGATTCCCTGGTAGCCTTTAAATCTGCACCTGAACAAAATGCCTTGGTTCCTTCTCCTGTAAGCACAACCACACGTACCGTTTCGTCAGCTTCTGCGGCTTTTATGGCTTCGGTAATTTCAACAATGAGCGCTGTATTAAGCGCGTGATGGACATTCAGCCGGTTTAAACTGATGCGAACAACACCATCTGTATTTTGAAAAAGGATATTTTGATACATATTTTCAAAAAGAAAAATCAGAAAAAGAAATAAACGGCTGCATTACTAATGATAAATCCGCCTGTCAACCCGGCGATAATCTGGGCAGGCGTGTGTGCGTTTAAACGTAATCTTGCACTCATTAAAAAGCCTCCGGTTATAATGATAACAAGCAAAGGAACAAACAAGGAAGATTCATCAAATCGCATTAAAAGAGCCGAAAGCATTCCGACTGCACCACCAAAACCGGTTGCATGGGCACTGATTTTCCAGTAGAGACTAACCAAGGCAACGAAAATCAATGATACGGTTGCACTTCCTATAATAATGGCGATCTGTGGCGCTAATTCGCTGACTGGTTGTAGTTTCCATCCGAACAAATAAGTAGAAACAGCATATATGGTAACACAGACGAGATATGGTAATCTCCTTTCTCTCAGGTTTTCCACATGCAACGAGCTAACGATGCCGAACCTGTGAAAATAGTAAATAATGACTGCGGGCGCTATAAATGTATTGAGTGAAATAAGAAGCAACAGACTCGCCAGCCCCGGCAATTCCAGGGCACTGACCCCAACCAGATCAGGCGTGATAACAAACAGAAGTGCAAATAAATAGGTAGTGATAATCAGCGGATGAAATACGACTGACAAAAATGTAGCGACACGGTTGTTCAAAACAGAAATGGCTTTAATCGGAAAAACAAAGTTAAACTTACAAACAAAACAGGTCAATGCCCTTGAAACGTACAAAAGTTAGTTCAGGTTTCACGTTAGGTTTTCGGGGTCTAATTTGTATTTTTGCGCGAAATAAAACAATACGTTAATAAACTGTTGAATCAGTGCTGATTACAAATTGCTAATCGTATTAACGCGTAGCAGATAACACAATACAAAAATGGGACCGTTACAGATTAAAGATTTATTGCAAGAAACTCCGGAATCACAGTCCGTTACCCTTAAAGGCTGGGTCAGAACAAAACGTGAAAGTAAAAATGCTATTTTTATAGCACTCAATGACGGATCGACCATTAATAATATACAGGCAGTTGCCCAGCCGGGCCAGTTTTCTCCTGAATTGCTTTTAACTGTAACAACGGGTTCCTGTTTAAAAATTACAGGGAAACTCGTAGAATCCCAGGGTGCGGGGCAAACCGTTGAGGTACAGATTGAAGATATCCATGTATATGGTACAGCTGATGCTGAGTTGTATCCATTACAGCCTAAAAAACATTCACTCGAATTTTTGCGTGAAATCGCCCATTTGCGTCCTCGTACCAACACGTTTGGGGCGATTCTCCGGATTCGCCATACGCTGGCTTTTGCTGTGCACAAATATTTTAATGACAGAGGTTTTTTCTATTTGCATACGCCGATTATTACGGCTTCGGATGCAGAAGGAGCAGGGGAAATGTTCAGGGTTACAACACTTGACCTTGACAAATTGCCAAGAACGGATGAAGGTGCGATCAACTTCAAAGAAGACTTTTTTGGCCGTGAAGCAAATCTGACAGTTTCGGGCCAGCTGGAAGGCGAACTAGGTGCTATGGCGCTTTCCAAAATATATACTTTCGGCCCGACTTTCCGTGCTGAAAACTCCAATACAACGCGTCACCTGGCCGAGTTCTGGATGATAGAGCCTGAAATGGCTTTCTTTGAACTGGAAGACAACATGGCGCTGGCTGAGGATTTTGTAAAAACGATCATTGGTTATGCACTGGAAAACTGTAAAGACGATCTGAATTTCCTGCAAAACCGTCTGACGGAAGAAGAAAAAAGTAAGCCGCAGAACGAAAGGTCAA from Dyadobacter sp. NIV53 carries:
- a CDS encoding enoyl-CoA hydratase/isomerase family protein, with protein sequence MYQNILFQNTDGVVRISLNRLNVHHALNTALIVEITEAIKAAEADETVRVVVLTGEGTKAFCSGADLKATRESGQNAGDSLREYYNPMISAIRNIPKPVICRLNGLAAGAGASLALACDVIIASEEAYLSQIFVQIGLMPDAGSTFFLPRLVGMAKAFELATTGRRVFAAEASQIGLINRSVPAAELDHAVNETVSYYRNAPTKAIGAIKLVFNQSFQSNLDEMLTLEAINQDQLSKSSDAAEGISSFLQKKKPDYQGK
- the asnS gene encoding asparagine--tRNA ligase, with protein sequence MGPLQIKDLLQETPESQSVTLKGWVRTKRESKNAIFIALNDGSTINNIQAVAQPGQFSPELLLTVTTGSCLKITGKLVESQGAGQTVEVQIEDIHVYGTADAELYPLQPKKHSLEFLREIAHLRPRTNTFGAILRIRHTLAFAVHKYFNDRGFFYLHTPIITASDAEGAGEMFRVTTLDLDKLPRTDEGAINFKEDFFGREANLTVSGQLEGELGAMALSKIYTFGPTFRAENSNTTRHLAEFWMIEPEMAFFELEDNMALAEDFVKTIIGYALENCKDDLNFLQNRLTEEEKSKPQNERSIPLLEKLSFVVDNAFEKLTYTEAIEILLQSKPHKEKKFQYPVGWGIDLSSEHERYLVEKHFKKPVILTNYPREIKSFYMKLDDDGKTVRAMDVLFPGIGEIIGGSQREDNYEKLLERVHEVGIDPETIWWYLETRKFGTAPHSGFGLGFERLVLFVTGMSNIRDVIPFPRYPKSAEF